In Planctobacterium marinum, the DNA window TTAATTCAAAAGCGGTTAAATGTTGACTTTCGAATTGTTTTGCTACCCTATCCCCCACCGCCAGGATTTCATCGCGAAATTGCAGTATCGGTGTTTTTTGACGCAGCCAAGGCGCAACTCGCCATTCTTTAAACCATTGATTTATAGGTTTCGAGATTTTGCTATCCCGAGGACGAAAACGCCTGGAGAAGCCACCAAAAGTCACTAACACCTCAGCACCATCAGGAAGATAGACCACATTTTCTAACGTTAAGGAGTCAGGTTGGCGCAATGAAATGACGCCCGCGTCTGCTGGCAACGCTATATTCGACTCCCCTTGTGTATTAATTTTTAACAGCCATTGCCCTTCTGGTATAGCCTGCGATTGTCCGAATAAATAGAGCTCATTGTCATAGCGACAACACTGCCACTGTCCCCATTTAACTACTGGCTGTGCGTCTTCTCTGGCATTCATGCAGTCATCAATAATACGCTTTAGCACGTTTTGCGACGGTTGCCCGGCCTCCTTAAGACTAATCCAGTGTTTCAGTACTTGTTTTTGCCAGGGCAGAGATAAGCGTTTCAGTTCTTTTACATTGAGACAGCCACGGGCAGTGCTCAACCGCTGAAACTTATTAACCACAGATTCCCGTAGCAGGCCATTTTGTTCTTGGATATGAGACATTGAGCGGCTTATGGTTTTTCCCATTTCTGGCCAACGCTGTTTTATCAATGGCAGCACTTGATTACGCAAAAAGTTGCGGTCATAGTCGCTATTATCGTTAGACTCGTCTTCTACCCAGCTTAATCCTTGCTGCCTGGCATACTGTTCAACCTCACCTCGAGTGGCATGCAAAAGAGGACGAAGTAACCTCGTACCATATTGATTAACCGAGTTTTGCGCCATGCCAGATAATCCTTCAGGACCCGCCCCTCGCAATAATTGAATCAGAAAAGTTTCCACCTGGTCATTCTGGTGTTGGCCCAACAGAACTAAGCAATGCTCAGAGGCCACTTCAGCTATTGCTGCATAACGGGCTTCTCTGGCCGCAGCTTCCACGCCTTTACCTTTCGTATCAACTGCCACACATTTTACCGTCAGAGGCACTTGCAAGTGCTCACAAGTCTGAATGCAATGCTGCTGCCATTGTCCGGCATTGGCACTGAGATTATGGTTAACATGAATTGCACTCACCGGGATCTGATTATTCCCGGCAAATTCAGCGGCGAGAACCAACAATACCGTTGAATCCACACCACCGCTATAGGCCACCAGAATCTCACTCACTTCCGTGTTATCAGAATTGAAATAAGCACCAGTGATGGCATCAAAATGACGGGTCAAATGATCAATAGTATTGTTGTCGCCAGGATTCATGGTTTCAGCAGAAAATAAAAAGCCGCATTACTGCGGCTTAGTGTACCTTGAAAAGTAATTTAGCAATAACCGAAAGACATCAGACGCTGATAACGCTCTTCCAATAATGCTTCTTTGGATAAACTAGTTAATTGCGCTAACTGTTGTTTGAGCGTCGCTTTCAGGTTAGCCGCCATCGTATCGTAATCGCGATGGGCGCCACCTTGAGGTTCGTTAATAATGGTATTAATCAGCCCCAACTCTTTAATTTGAGGCGCTGATACTCCCATTGCCTCAGCGGCCAGAGGCGCATTCTCTGCACTCTTCCACAAAATTGAGGCACAGCCCTCTGGTGAAATTACCGAGTAAGTACTGAACTGCAGCATATTGACTCTGTCGCCTACACCGATGGCCAATGCGCCACCAGAACCGCCCTCACCAATAACAGTACAGATGATTGGTGTTTTAAGATCCGCCATCACTTTCAGGTTTTTAGCAATGGCCTCACTTTGACCGCGCTCTTCCGCACCAACCCCCGGATAGGCTCCAGGAGTATCGATAAAAGTGATGATAGGCAACTTAAAGCGCTCCGCCATTTCCATTAAACGTAAGGCTTTGCGATATCCTTCTGGTTTTGGCATACCGAAGTTGCGCTTGATTTTTTCATGCGTATCCCGCCCCTTCTGATGACCGATAACCATCACAGGGATACCATCAATCTTGGCCACACCACCGATAATGGCTTTGTCGTCAGCATAAGCACGATCACCACAAAGCTCATCAAAATCAGTAAAGATTCGAGGAATATAATCTAGCGTGTAGGGTCGCATCGGATGGCGAGCCAACTGAGAAACTTGCCAGGCACCTAGACCGGAAAAGATTTTTCGCGTTAACTCAGAGCTTTTCTCTCGTAACCGGTTAATCTCTTCTTCCAGGCTAACATCAAATTCTCCGCCTTGATTAACGGATTTTAGCTCTTCGATTTTAGCCTCAAGTTCAGCAATCGGTTGCTCAAAATCAAGGAAGTGTAAGCTCATTTAAATACCTAATAATAACTACGTGTGTTTGTTGTTGGATGCCAGTCTGTTACTTTAAATGACTTAATGAAAAACCATTTCGACTTTCTCTGCACCCAGCAGATTCTTTACTTCGTATAGTAACTCATCTTGCGGCGATAAGTACCATTCTGCTCCTAAAGATATACAGGCCTGTGCATCTTCATGATTATACTTAAGTTGCACCGGGCAAATCCCCCCCTTAAACGGCGTCATTACCTGTTGCAATTTGGCAATGCCGGCTTCATCGCACCACGGGGCGTCGACTTCCAACATCAGGTGTTTTAGCTGTTTTTCGCGCGCCTGAATAATATCTTGAGCATGACGGACCGTGATTGTATTGCCCCCGGAGAAATCATCAAAGCTGACCTGTCCGGAAAGTACCAAAACTTTATCGGTTTGCAGCATTTCTTCGTATTCTTCAAACATATCGGGGAAGAAACGCGCATCCATTCGAGCACTCTGATCATCAAGGGTTACAATGGCCCAACGCCGGCCCTTTTTATTAACCATAACACGAACCCCAATCACCAGCCCAACCACTTTTGCTACTGAGTCTCGGTCACCGGGTTTAGCATCCACCAAACGGCCTTTACAATAGTGCTGTAACTCTGCCCGATACTGATTGATGGGGTGACCTGTAAGATATAGACCCAAGGTTTCTTTTTCACCATCCAACCATTGTTTTTCCGGCCACTCGGGAACATTAACAAAGGCGTTATTAACCTCTTCTGGTTCACTGGTCAACAAACCGAACATATCAGCTTGTCCATAAGACTCGGCTTTGGCATGCTGTTCAGCGGCTGCCATAGCTTCTGGTAAGGTAGCCATCAACGAGGCGCGATGCGGACCTAACTCGTCCAAAGCTCCCGACAGGATAAGTTTCTCCATCACCCGCTTGTTAATCTTCTTCAGGTCAACCTTGGCGCAAAAATCAAAAATATCAGTAAAGTAGCCTTGTTCTTCTCGCGCCTTAATGATGGCTTCAATAGGGCCTTCACCCACACCTTTTACCGCACCGATACCATAAATAATGGTGCCTTCCTGATTTACCGTAAACTTGTACTTGCCCGAGTTAACATCTGGTGGAGAGATTTTAATGCCCATACGGTTACACTCATCCACCAAGGTCACAATTTTATCGGTGTTATCCATATCGGCCGACATTACTGCTGCCATAAACTCGGAAGGATAATGGGCCTTCAGCCACAGAGTTTGATAGGAAACCAGCGCATAAGCAGCCGAGTGAGATTTGTTAAAACCATAACCTGCGAACTTTTCCACCAGATCGAAGATTTTCATGGCCAGCTCAGGATCAATACCGTTATTCTTGGCACCATCTTCAAATGAGGCCCTTTGCTTGGCCATTTCTTCCGGCTTTTTCTTACCCATGGCTCGACGTAACAAGTCAGCGCCACCAAGGCTATAACCAGACATCTCCTGAGCAATCTGCATTACCTGTTCCTGGTACAGGATAATGCCATAGGTGGGCTCTAATATTTCTTGCAGACACTCGTGTTGATATTGCGCATCAGGGTAGGAGATCTCTTCCCTGCCGTGCTTGCGGTCAATGAAGTTATCTACCATGCCCGATTGTAATGGCCCCGGACGGAATAAAGCCACCAATGCAATGATATCTTCAAAAGTATCAGGCTGAAGACGATTAATGAGGTCTTTCATGCCTCGAGATTCCAGCTGGAATACCGCCGTGGTCTCGGCACGCATCAACATGGCAAAACTTTCTTTGTCATCTAGCGGTATTGCGGAAATGTCCACCTCATCACCCGAGCGCTCTTTCACCATATCCAGCGCCCACTGAATTATGGTTAATGTACGTAACCCGAGAAAGTCAAACTTAACCAGCCCTGCTGTCTCTACATCATTTTTATCGAACTGAGTAACGGGAAATTTGCCCTCTTCATCGCAATATAGCGGAGCAAAATCAGTGATCTTGGTTGGAGAAATTACCACGCCTCCGGCGTGTTTACCGGCATTGCGCACGACCCCTTCCAGGATGCGGCACATATCAATGAGGTCTTTCACTTCCTCATCTTCGTCGTAAGCTTCCTGTAAACGCGGCTCCACGTCAAAAGCTTTGGCAAGCGTCATACCAGGATCACCTGGGATCAATTTCGAGATGCGATCTACAAAGCCATAGGGATGACCTAATACTCGACCGACGTCTCGCACTACTGCTTTAGCAGCCATGGTTCCAAAGGTAATAATTTGCGATACCGCGTCGCGACCGTACATGTCAGCCACGTGGTCGATTACCTCGTCTCGACGGTCCATACAAAAATCAACATCGAAATCCGGCATGGAAACCCGCTCTGGATTTAAGAATCGCTCAAATAGCAAATCGAATTCCAATGGGTCCAGATCAGTAATCTTTAGTGCATAGGCCACCAAAGAACCGGCCCCCGAACCACGTCCCGGCCCCACCGGTATATTGTGATCTTTACTCCACTGAATAAACTCCATCACGATGAGGAAGTAGCCGGGGAAGCCCATCTGATTGATAACTTGTAGTTCTATCTCGAGACGTTCATCGTATTCTGGTCGTTTTTCAACACGGACGTCGGGATTAGGGAAAAGAAACTCCAGGCGTTCTTCCAGGCCCTCTTGCGAGACCTTAACCAGATAATCGGCATCCGAAAGTCCCCCGGTTGGAAACTTAGGCAAGAAATAGGTACCTAATTGCACGGTGACATTACAGCGTTTTGCAATCTCAATGGTATTTTCTATCGCTTCGGGAATATCGCTAAACAGTTCCTGCATTTCCTCCGAAGTGCGCAGGTATTGCTGCTCACTGAAGCGTTTCGGACGACGCGGGTCGTCAAGTGTGTAGCCATCGTGGATACTGACCCGAATATCATGAGCATCAAACTCAGATTCTTTAAGAAAGACAACTTCGTTAGTGGCAACCACTGGCAGCTCTCGCTCTGCAGCAAGCGCCACTGCCGCGTGTAAATAATCTTCTTCGCCGGGCCTGCCAGTGCGTTGTAATTCAATAAAAAAGCTTTCGGGAAAATGCTGTAAATAGAAATCTAATAACTGGTTAATTTGCTTTTGATTATCCTTTTGCAGAGCAAAACCAAGCTCGCCATCTTTGGCTCCAGACAGGACGATAATTCCCTCAGCGTGTTCTGCCAACCAGTGAGCATCAATGACCGCTTTGCCTTGCACAGCCCCTCTCTGATAGGCACGAGAGATTAACAGAGTAATATTTTTATAACCGGCATTGTTGCTGGCTAACAGAGTAGTTCTGAAAATGTCTTCACCGATAAGGGGATTCTGTAGCCAGAAATCACAACCGATAATAGGCTTAATACCGTTACCATGGGCCTGATAATAGTATTTTACCAAGCCACACATATTCATCTGGTCAGTAATTGCCACTGCAGGCATATTGAGCTCTGCAACACGCGAAATGATTTTGGGTACCTTATTCAAACCATCGCACATAGAAAAGTCACTATGTACTCGCAGGTGAACAAAAGCGGCAGAGTTTTCCTGAGTCATTTGATTTCCAAGGTATTATTCGCCAAGCAGGATACGAACCGGTTTAAAACTGCGGCGATGCTCAGTTAATGGCCCGTGTTGCTGCAATTTTTCCAGATGCAGTTTGGTAGGATAGCCTTTGTGCTGCGCAAAACCAAATTCCGGATGGCGGGCATCTAACTCGAGCATTTGTCGGTCCCGAGTCACCTTAGCCAAAATAGAGGCTGCGGATATTTCTGGCACGGTTAAATCCCCTTTCACAATAGCCTCAGCAGGCCAGGACCAGTTCGGTACTTTATTGCCATCCACTTTAACGAAATCTGGCGTAATCGAGAGCGCGGCAACAGCACGTGTCATGGCCAGCATCGTTGCCTGATAAATATTCAGTGTGTCGATTTCTGCGGGTGACGCCTCACCTAGCGCCCAACACAGCGCTTTTTCCTGAATCTCAGGAAACAAGCGATTGCGTTTTGTCTCTGATAATTTTTTCGAGTCAGCCAAACCCTCAATGGGATTTTCCGGATCCAGAATCACCGCGGCAGTCACGACGCTACCCACAAGTGGTCCTCTACCTACTTCATCAACACCTGCAATGCGCATCACGTCCCCTCGATTTTAAGCAATCTGGCAACCGAACTGGCTGCAGTGTCATCGGCATTGCAACGCAGCGTTTGGTGAATGCGGGTAAACTCCGCTTGCAGCTCGGTACAATCAGTGGACATTAATGTGCGAAGCTTGCTGCTGATTAATTCTGGATTAACATCTTTTTGTAGCAGCTCCGGTACCAGCTCTTTGCCCGCTAAAATATTGGGCAGGGCAAAATAAGTCTGCTTATACATAAAGCGCATCATTTGATAAGTCATGCCTTTGAGCTTATAAGCCACCACCATAGGGCGCTTACATAACATGGCTTCTAACGTCGCGGTACCCGACGCCAATAATACGGCATTGGAGGCAATCATCACCTGTTGCGCATGACCAAATACCGTTCGCACTTCAACATTGGGTGCCAAACGCTCCAGGTGAGCATCTATTTCTTCTTTTCTCTGTTTGTTCACCACCGGGATCAGAACCAACAAATCCGGTACATCTTTGGCGAGTAACTCTGCACTTTGCAAAAAAGTTTCAAACAACATTTTTGCCTCACCTGCACGACTCCCCGGCAACATGGCTAACACCTTGCGTTCAGCATCAACATTTAGGTACTCTCTGGCACTTGCGCGATCCACCTGCAAGTGAATTTGGTCGGCGAGCGTATGCCCGACAAACTCACTGGGAATATTGAATTTGTCATAAACTGGTGGTTCAAAAGGGAAGATACAGAATACGTTGTTCGTGGCCCGTGCAATTTTATGCACTCGGCTTTCCCGCCATGCCCAAACGGTAGGACTGACATAATGGATGGTTTTTATGCCCTGCTGCTTGAGCTTCATTTCGAGGGTTAAATTGAAATCCGGCGCATCAACACCAATGAAGACATCGGGAGGATTTTCAGTAAAGTACTGCAATACACTTTTCCGTATATGCAATAATCGACGAATACGCGATAACACCTCTACCAGGCCCATCACCGAAAGCTCTTCCATATCAAATAAAGTCTGACATCCAACAGCCTGCATACGCGGTCCTGCAATGCCTTCGAAAATGGCATTGGGGTATTTTTTACGGAACGCGGAGATAAGTCCCGCAGCCAGGATATCGCCGGAGGTTTCTCCGGCGACGATACCCACTCGAATAGTTTTATTACTCATAGGATTCGCTTGAAACAGCGTTAAATTGGAAATTAGCGAATAAGACCACGCTCGGAGGTCAATAGAAAGTCAACCATCAACTGCACCTCTGCGTGTTCACCAGCCAGTTCGGCAAGTAACTCAATAGCTTCAGTAACTTTGTTACCTTGTCGGTAGATAATACGATAAGCTTGTTTTATCGCTCTAACAGTCTCGGGGCCGAAGCCACGGCGCTTTAAGCCTTCAGAGTTTATGCCATGAGGTTTACCATCGTTACCCAACATCACAAACGGTGGTAAATCTCGCAAAATAATAGCTCCACCGCCAACAAACGCATGAGCGCCGATCTGACAAAACTGATGCAAAGCAGCCATGCCACCCAAAATGGCAAAGTCAGCCACTTTAACATGGCCAGCTAAGGTACAGTTATTAGCGAAAATACATTGATCTCCGATACGCACATCATGTGCAACATGCGCATAAGCCATAAACAGGTTGCCGCTTCCAATAATAGTTTTGCCTTCATCCTGTATGGTGCCACGGTGAACCGTCACACACTCGCGAAATACGTTGTTATCGCCAACGATCAGCTCTGTGGGTTCACCCGCATATTTTTTGTCCTGACAGTCTTCTCCAATGCTGGCAAATTGAAATATGTGGTTGCCTTTACCAATCCTGGAAGGCCCTTTGATAACTACATGTGAATGAATGACACAGTCATCGCCAATGACCACATCAGGTCCAATAACGGTGAATGCACCAATACTGACATTGTTGCCAACGGAAGCAGCTGGATCGATTACGGCGGTGGGATGTATCACGACTTACATCTTCCTCATTGCACACATAAACTCGGCACTACAAGCTTCCTGACCATTGACACTGGCATAGCCTTTAAACTTCCAGATACCACGACGTTCTTTAATAAAATCTACGTCAAAATCCAGTTTATCGCCAGGTGTTACCGGTAGTTTAAAACGCGCTTTGTCAATTCCGGCATAGAGATACAAATCGTCAGTATTGCCCGCACTTTTGAAACCCAAAATTCCAGCTGCCTGAGCCAAGGCTTCCAATATCATCACACCTGGAAAAATAGGCTTGCCAGGGAAGTGCCCCATAAAACAAGGCTCATTAAAGGTGATATTTTTATAGGCTTTGATGCGTTTCCCCACTTCTAGCTCCGTTACTCTATCTACCAGTAACATGGGATAGCGGTGTGGCAATAAGTCCAAAATTTCTTCAATTTCTACACGTTCTATCACGTCAGTCAAACCACTCTTCTCCTAATTCGACTCTCATCATAGAGCAGCTTTTCTATTCTTAGCAACCTGTCTGCTCTATAAGTGGTGTACTTTATTTAAAATGTTTTTCTAGTTGTTTTATTTTTTGTGCCAGGTCGGTGATATTTTTCAAACCAACCATATTCTTTCGCCATTCTTTATTGGTGGTGGCAGGAATACCGGATGAATAGACGCCGGGCTCTTTGATAGACTTTGTTACCATGCTAAAACCGGTGAACGTACAACCATCTACGATATCGATATGACCATTAATACCCACCATGCCTGCGATGACACAGTATTTACCAATGGTAGTGCTCCCTGCGACAACTGAGCAAGCAGCCATAGCCGTATTCTCGCCGATTTCCACGTTGTGGGCAATCTGGCATAGATTATCAATGATAACGCCGTCTTTTAGCACCGTGTCTTCAAGTGCGCCTCTGTCGATTGAGGTATTGGCGCCAATCTCAACCCGATTACCTAAAATAGCTCTGCCTAACTGTGGGATTTTTACCCATTGTCCTGCATCATTGGCATAGCCAAATCCATCGGAGCCTATGACGGCTGAACTCTGCAACAGACAATCTTCACCAATGATGCAATCGTGATAAACACTCACATTTGCCCATAACTTAGTGCCTTTACCAATACGAACACCTCTCCCGATAAAGGATCCGGGGCCAACTTGAACATTGTCACCCAACTCCACATCTGCTTCGATAACGGCATTTGCACCTATCACTACCCCTTGTCCCAATTTGGCACTCGGAGCTATGACTGCGGTACTGTGGATTTCATGTGCAGCCGCAGGTGTGGTATCAAGCATTTGCGCCACCTTGGCAAACCCGAGGTAGGCATTTTTCATCACTAAAGCATTGGTGTTACAAAAACTGACATCCTCTTCACCGATAATAACTGCCGATGCGTTGGTTTCAGACAACTGCGAACGATATTTGGCATTGGCCAAAAAAGATATTTGACCCTGTTTAGCAGAGGCCAGAGTACCAAGAGAGGAGATAACGACTTCGCCATCTCCTCTCAATTCAGCACCGAGTTCTCGTGCTAACTCCGCCAACGTGTAGCTGAGCATCATAGCTTTCTCAAATTAATTAGCAGCAGACTTGTTGATTTCTTCAACAACTTGACGCGAAACGTTGAACTGCTCATCGATATAAGTTACCGCGCCCGCGTTTAAGATTACGTCGTACTCTTCAGCTTGCGCTACTTTATCGATACCTTGTTGAATTAATCCTAAAATGCGGTTGCGCTCTTCATTTTGACGACGCTGGATATTTTGCTGCAACGGCTGTGCTTTCGCAGCGTAGTCTTCGCGTAACTTATTCAGCTCCTGTTCCAGCTCGGTGATTTCCTGCTGGCTCATGGTCGCTGTGTCACGGCGTTGCTTTTCCATCAGGTATTGAAGGTCAGACTCTAATTGTTTGATAGCCTGGATTTCATCCTTGAACTCTTCGTTAATAGTTTGCTGAATCGTCGCAGCCTGTGGCAGGCTTTGAAAAATAGCCTGCACATTGGCAACGCCAATTTTTTGTTGTGCATAGGCACTGGCACTGGTTAATGAAGCGGCTAATGTCATTGCGACGGCTGTTGCTTTTAATGCTTTCACTGAATACTCCTTAAAATTCTTATGCTAATTGTGTAATGCAATCTGATTAAAATGTTTGACCAATATTAAATGAGAAGAACTTCACTTCGTCGCCACTCTGCTCTTTCAGAGCACGAGAGAAACTAAACACCATAGGTCCCATAGGCGACAACCATTGTACCGACAGTCCGTAAGAAGCTCTATAAAGACCTGGGTCTGCGAAATCCAAGAGACACTCTTCACTGAGAGAGTCCAGGCTCAAATCTTTGTAATCATCGTAGACAAATTCCGTATCCCAGACCGTACCAACATCAAGGAAAATACTGCTACGTACTTGAGTATCATACTCCTCACCAATAAACGGCGTAGGTACGATTAACTCAACGCCACCTATCGCTATGGCGTTACCACCGATAGAACGCTCAGTGACAAACAAAGAATCTGACAAAGGCCCATAACCCACCGGGTCGCCATTGGGGTCTGTAAGCGTACCTGTGGTACGTTGAATGGCTCGAGGGCCTACGGTATTATTTTCAAAGCCCCTCAGCGTACCCGCACCACCGGCAGTAAAGTTCTGTGTAAAGGGTAAGAACTGATCCTTGCCATTAATATCGCCATAGCCATTTCCGTATCCAACACGCAGGCGAGTTAGCAATGACCAACGTTGGTCATTGGACAACGGGAAGTAGAAGCGAGTGTTAAACTCAGCTTTGTAGTAATTGGCATCCGAGTTTGGAGTTGTTGCCGATAAAGAGAGCGTCTGATTAGAGCCCGCAGTCGGGAACAGACCACGATTCAAGGTGCTTCTTATCCAGGCAGCGGACAACACAAAGGAATCGTATTTGATGGGTGCATCGGGATCATTGGGATCGATGAACAGGTCGTAGAAACGCTGGGTTTGCTCGTAAGTATTGCGCTGCGCTAGTTCTTCATTCTCATAAGTCACCCCAAAGCGCAAGCGATTGTATTCGTTGATCGGGAAGCCAAAGGTCCCGCCGATACGATAAGTTTTGGTATTGTATTGAACAAGTCCAAAGTCCCCAGCGTCTAATTCGCTATAGGACAATGTGCCACCCAAGCTAATACCATCAATAGTGAAATAAGGGTCGTTGTAGGTAATTGCTGCCTGCTTTTGATAGCGGTTGGTATTTACATTGAAGCCTACCTGTTTGCCCGAGCCGAGAAAGTTATCCTGGGAAACCCCAGCTTGCAGGCTAAGGCCTGTGCGGTCGCCAAAACCGATACCCGCATTAAACGAGCCGGATGGCTGTTCTTTCATACTGAACTCTACGTCCACTTTGTCTTCTTCGCCGGGAATTCTGACGGTTTCAAACTCTACTTCATCCACAAAGTTCAAACGGCGGGAAATATTGGCCTTGGACACTTCCAGAGCTTGATTAGACAAAAAACTACCTTCCATCTGCGTGACTTCGCGGCGCAGTACCTCATCTTTAGTGATGTCATTACCCACAAAGTTGATCCTGCGCACATAAATGCGCTTACCGGGATCCACCCGCATAGTTAGCTTAACCGTATTATCTTCGTCGTTGATATCCGGGATAGTGGTAACCGTGGGATAGGCATAACCAAAGCGGCCAAGGTATTTGCTGATAAATTCTTCGGTGTAGGTCACCAAAGCTTGGTTGTAAAGAGTATCACCGCGCAGAGGCAGCAAGGCACGGATGGTATCACCGTGACCCAACAATTCACCAGTAACTTCCACTTCAGATACGTTGTACTGTTCGCCTTCAGTAACGTTAATTGCAACGTAGATCCCCTCTTTGTCTGGGGTCATAGAAACCTGAGTGGAGTTCACTCTAAACTGCAAGTAACCTCGGTCCAGATAATAGCTTCTGAGGGTTTCCATATCGCCCTCGAGGGTTTGTTTCTGGTATCGCGTTTCGGCCATGATATCCCACCACGCCGGGTCAAAGCCCAATTCAAATCCCTCTAACAATTCGGCGTCGCTGAAGATTTCATTGCCTACAATGTTTATCTGAGCGATTTTTGCAGCTTCACCTTCTTCAAACAAAAATTTCAGGTCCACGCGATTTCGAGGTAAAGGCGTTACAATCGCGGTGACATCAGCATTGTATTTACCAACACTGTAATAGAAGTCTTTTAAGCCACTCTCTAATCCAGTGAGTACGGTACGGTCCAAGGGCTCGCCAATACGGATATTACTGCCATCAAGACTTTCCTGTAACTGCTCGTCTTTGATGTCATCATTACCCTCAAAAATAATATTACTAATGGTTGGACGCTCTTTGACCTGAACTACCAAGGTGTCGCCATCACGCAATACTTTAATACTTTCGAAGTGAGTAGATGAGTAAAGAGACTTTATAACTTGAGCGATACGGAAACCGTTCATGGTGTCGCCCACCTTAACAGGCATATAGGTTAATGCCGCACCCAGAGCTACACGCTGCAGTCCTTCAATTTTGATGTCGTCAATGACAAAATCACTGGCTGAATTTGCATTTACCGAACCGGTCACTACGAAAAATAGCAATGCAAAAAGTGTCTGATTCAACTTCATTTATTTATATTCTTCCTGACTGAAACATATTCAGCATTGTTAAAAAAAGCGCGTGCTTTACAAACGAGTTATATCGTTTACGATTGCCACGGCCATTAGCATAAAAAGCA includes these proteins:
- the tilS gene encoding tRNA lysidine(34) synthetase TilS; translated protein: MNPGDNNTIDHLTRHFDAITGAYFNSDNTEVSEILVAYSGGVDSTVLLVLAAEFAGNNQIPVSAIHVNHNLSANAGQWQQHCIQTCEHLQVPLTVKCVAVDTKGKGVEAAAREARYAAIAEVASEHCLVLLGQHQNDQVETFLIQLLRGAGPEGLSGMAQNSVNQYGTRLLRPLLHATRGEVEQYARQQGLSWVEDESNDNSDYDRNFLRNQVLPLIKQRWPEMGKTISRSMSHIQEQNGLLRESVVNKFQRLSTARGCLNVKELKRLSLPWQKQVLKHWISLKEAGQPSQNVLKRIIDDCMNAREDAQPVVKWGQWQCCRYDNELYLFGQSQAIPEGQWLLKINTQGESNIALPADAGVISLRQPDSLTLENVVYLPDGAEVLVTFGGFSRRFRPRDSKISKPINQWFKEWRVAPWLRQKTPILQFRDEILAVGDRVAKQFESQHLTAFELKWETDD
- the accA gene encoding acetyl-CoA carboxylase carboxyl transferase subunit alpha gives rise to the protein MSLHFLDFEQPIAELEAKIEELKSVNQGGEFDVSLEEEINRLREKSSELTRKIFSGLGAWQVSQLARHPMRPYTLDYIPRIFTDFDELCGDRAYADDKAIIGGVAKIDGIPVMVIGHQKGRDTHEKIKRNFGMPKPEGYRKALRLMEMAERFKLPIITFIDTPGAYPGVGAEERGQSEAIAKNLKVMADLKTPIICTVIGEGGSGGALAIGVGDRVNMLQFSTYSVISPEGCASILWKSAENAPLAAEAMGVSAPQIKELGLINTIINEPQGGAHRDYDTMAANLKATLKQQLAQLTSLSKEALLEERYQRLMSFGYC
- the dnaE gene encoding DNA polymerase III subunit alpha, encoding MTQENSAAFVHLRVHSDFSMCDGLNKVPKIISRVAELNMPAVAITDQMNMCGLVKYYYQAHGNGIKPIIGCDFWLQNPLIGEDIFRTTLLASNNAGYKNITLLISRAYQRGAVQGKAVIDAHWLAEHAEGIIVLSGAKDGELGFALQKDNQKQINQLLDFYLQHFPESFFIELQRTGRPGEEDYLHAAVALAAERELPVVATNEVVFLKESEFDAHDIRVSIHDGYTLDDPRRPKRFSEQQYLRTSEEMQELFSDIPEAIENTIEIAKRCNVTVQLGTYFLPKFPTGGLSDADYLVKVSQEGLEERLEFLFPNPDVRVEKRPEYDERLEIELQVINQMGFPGYFLIVMEFIQWSKDHNIPVGPGRGSGAGSLVAYALKITDLDPLEFDLLFERFLNPERVSMPDFDVDFCMDRRDEVIDHVADMYGRDAVSQIITFGTMAAKAVVRDVGRVLGHPYGFVDRISKLIPGDPGMTLAKAFDVEPRLQEAYDEDEEVKDLIDMCRILEGVVRNAGKHAGGVVISPTKITDFAPLYCDEEGKFPVTQFDKNDVETAGLVKFDFLGLRTLTIIQWALDMVKERSGDEVDISAIPLDDKESFAMLMRAETTAVFQLESRGMKDLINRLQPDTFEDIIALVALFRPGPLQSGMVDNFIDRKHGREEISYPDAQYQHECLQEILEPTYGIILYQEQVMQIAQEMSGYSLGGADLLRRAMGKKKPEEMAKQRASFEDGAKNNGIDPELAMKIFDLVEKFAGYGFNKSHSAAYALVSYQTLWLKAHYPSEFMAAVMSADMDNTDKIVTLVDECNRMGIKISPPDVNSGKYKFTVNQEGTIIYGIGAVKGVGEGPIEAIIKAREEQGYFTDIFDFCAKVDLKKINKRVMEKLILSGALDELGPHRASLMATLPEAMAAAEQHAKAESYGQADMFGLLTSEPEEVNNAFVNVPEWPEKQWLDGEKETLGLYLTGHPINQYRAELQHYCKGRLVDAKPGDRDSVAKVVGLVIGVRVMVNKKGRRWAIVTLDDQSARMDARFFPDMFEEYEEMLQTDKVLVLSGQVSFDDFSGGNTITVRHAQDIIQAREKQLKHLMLEVDAPWCDEAGIAKLQQVMTPFKGGICPVQLKYNHEDAQACISLGAEWYLSPQDELLYEVKNLLGAEKVEMVFH
- the rnhB gene encoding ribonuclease HII, with the translated sequence MRIAGVDEVGRGPLVGSVVTAAVILDPENPIEGLADSKKLSETKRNRLFPEIQEKALCWALGEASPAEIDTLNIYQATMLAMTRAVAALSITPDFVKVDGNKVPNWSWPAEAIVKGDLTVPEISAASILAKVTRDRQMLELDARHPEFGFAQHKGYPTKLHLEKLQQHGPLTEHRRSFKPVRILLGE
- the lpxB gene encoding lipid-A-disaccharide synthase, which encodes MSNKTIRVGIVAGETSGDILAAGLISAFRKKYPNAIFEGIAGPRMQAVGCQTLFDMEELSVMGLVEVLSRIRRLLHIRKSVLQYFTENPPDVFIGVDAPDFNLTLEMKLKQQGIKTIHYVSPTVWAWRESRVHKIARATNNVFCIFPFEPPVYDKFNIPSEFVGHTLADQIHLQVDRASAREYLNVDAERKVLAMLPGSRAGEAKMLFETFLQSAELLAKDVPDLLVLIPVVNKQRKEEIDAHLERLAPNVEVRTVFGHAQQVMIASNAVLLASGTATLEAMLCKRPMVVAYKLKGMTYQMMRFMYKQTYFALPNILAGKELVPELLQKDVNPELISSKLRTLMSTDCTELQAEFTRIHQTLRCNADDTAASSVARLLKIEGT